The Dyella sp. 2HG41-7 sequence GGCTACTTCCAGCTCTTCGCCGAGCCGTACGTGATTACCGAGGGCGGTCCGCTGGAAAGCACCGTAAGCGTGTTGTATCTGATGTACAACGAAGGCTTCAAATGGTGGAACCTCGGTTCCGCATCGGCCATCGCTTTTCTGCTGTTTGTGATCATGTTCGTTGTTACCGCTTGCATGCTGCGTTTCGGGCGACAGGAGAGCGAGGCATGAATCCGCGCATCGCCAAAGCGCTGATCAATGGCTTGCTGATCGGCGGCACGATCGTTGCGCTTTTCCCATTGCTGTGGATGTTGTCGGTATCGTTGATGCATCCGAGCGAAGCTAGCGCGCTGCCACCGCCGCTGTTGCCGGCGCATGCCACGCTTTACAACTATCAGGAATTGTTTGTGCGGGCGGGTATGGGGCGCTATCTGTTCAACAGTTTGCTCGTCTCCGTCGTTATCACCGTACTATCGCTTGCGTTGAACATCATGGCGGGGTATGCGTTCGCAAAGCTGCGATTCGCAGGGCGCGACACGGTGTTTAAGGCGGTGATCGGCATGCTCGCCATCCCTGCGCAAGTGGCGATGCTGCCATTGTTTCTAATGCTGAAACCCATTGGCCTGGTGAACAACTACGGCGGCGTGATCGTGCCGGCAATGGCGAGCGCGTTCGGTATTTTTCTCGTTCGCCAGTATGCGCGCGGCATTCCCGACGAATTGCTGGAGGCGGCGCGCATCGACGGCGCGAGCGAGTGGCGCATCTTCTCGCGCATCGTGCTTCCTTTGCTGAAACCGATCATGGTGACGCTGGCGATCTACACCTTTCTCACCGCATGGAACGATTTCATGTGGCCATTGATCGTGCTGACAGGGCAGGAGCATTACACCTTGCCGCTAGGGCTGGCATCGTTAGCGCGCGAACATGCGCAGGATGCCGAGCTGATGATGGCCGGCTCGGTCGTCACCGTGGTGCCGGTATTGGCGTTGTTTCTGGCTCTGCAGCGTTATTACCTGGAAGGCTTATTGCTCGGCAGCGTAAAAGGCTAGGTGTGCGATGCCGCGAGGGTCCTCACACAATGCGCGTTCCGCTTTCCGCATCGAAGAAATGCTGGCGGTCGGTGGTGATACTCAGCTGCAGGACGCTGCCGGGCGCGGATACATCGTGAGGCGGTACGCGCGAAACAATCGCTTTATCGCCGAAGCGCAGATTGAGAAAGATCTCGTTGCCCACGGGCTCGATAACTTCCACTTTTGCTTCCAGCGCGGCAGTGTTCGATGCCGTCGGCTGGAGATCTTCCGGGCGCACGCCGAGTACGACTTCGCTTCCGTTCCAAGTCTGCAACGCAGCTTCTTGCTGTGGCGACAAGCGCAACGGTATCGATGCGTGCGGCATCGACAGATGCCAGCCGTTTTCGGGCAGCAAACGCCCACGCAGAAGATTCATTGCCGGCGAGCCGAGAAAGCCCGCGACAAACAGATTCGCCGGCTGGTGGTACAAATTCATCGGCGTGTCGATCTGCTGAATCTTGCCGCCGTCGAACACCACAATGCGCTCGCCCAGGGTCATCGCTTCCACCTGGTCGTGCGTAACGTAAATCGTGGTGGTGCCGAGCTGCCGGTGCAGTCGCGCGATTTCCACCCGCATCGACAAACGCAACCGTGCGTCGAGATTGGAAAGCGGCTCGTCAAGCAAAAACACTTTAGGTTCGCGTACCAGCGCGCGTCCGAGCGCCACGCGCTGACGTTGTCCGCCGGACAGCGCTGCCGGTCGAGCATCCAGGCGATGCTCCAGCTCCAGCCATTTCGCCGCCTCATGCACGCGGCGGTCGATCTCGTCTTGCCGTTTGCCGCGCAGATGCAGCCCAAAGCCCAGGTTTTCCGCGACAGTCATGTGCGGATAAAGCGCGTAATTCTGAAACACCATCGCCACATCGCGATCTTTCGGCGCGATGTCGTTGACGGTCCGTCCGTCGATGCGCAGCGAGCCCGACGTGATGGGTTCCAATCCGGCGATCATGCGCAGCAAGGTGGTTTTGCCGCAGCCGGAAGGGCCCACCAGCACCAGCAATTCGCCGTCCGCAATATCGAAACTGGCGTTATCGACGCCGATATGGCCGTTGGGATAGACCTTGCGCACTCGCTCAAGACTGACAGTCGCCATCGAATTGCATTGCCCCATCTACATGCAGCGTTGGGCTATTCTCGCCGCGTAATTAGTTACATCAAGCCGCACTGCGGCATGGAGAGTTTCGCATCATGACTCGCAGCTATCGCTTCCCGGCCAACTTCGTTTGGGGCGCTGCCACGTCGGCCTATCAGATCGAAGGCTCGCCCCTGGCCGATGGCGCGGGTCCCAGCATCTGGCAGCGA is a genomic window containing:
- a CDS encoding carbohydrate ABC transporter permease produces the protein MNPRIAKALINGLLIGGTIVALFPLLWMLSVSLMHPSEASALPPPLLPAHATLYNYQELFVRAGMGRYLFNSLLVSVVITVLSLALNIMAGYAFAKLRFAGRDTVFKAVIGMLAIPAQVAMLPLFLMLKPIGLVNNYGGVIVPAMASAFGIFLVRQYARGIPDELLEAARIDGASEWRIFSRIVLPLLKPIMVTLAIYTFLTAWNDFMWPLIVLTGQEHYTLPLGLASLAREHAQDAELMMAGSVVTVVPVLALFLALQRYYLEGLLLGSVKG
- the ugpC gene encoding sn-glycerol-3-phosphate ABC transporter ATP-binding protein UgpC encodes the protein MATVSLERVRKVYPNGHIGVDNASFDIADGELLVLVGPSGCGKTTLLRMIAGLEPITSGSLRIDGRTVNDIAPKDRDVAMVFQNYALYPHMTVAENLGFGLHLRGKRQDEIDRRVHEAAKWLELEHRLDARPAALSGGQRQRVALGRALVREPKVFLLDEPLSNLDARLRLSMRVEIARLHRQLGTTTIYVTHDQVEAMTLGERIVVFDGGKIQQIDTPMNLYHQPANLFVAGFLGSPAMNLLRGRLLPENGWHLSMPHASIPLRLSPQQEAALQTWNGSEVVLGVRPEDLQPTASNTAALEAKVEVIEPVGNEIFLNLRFGDKAIVSRVPPHDVSAPGSVLQLSITTDRQHFFDAESGTRIV